A stretch of the Melanotaenia boesemani isolate fMelBoe1 chromosome 24, fMelBoe1.pri, whole genome shotgun sequence genome encodes the following:
- the bzw1a gene encoding basic leucine zipper and W2 domain-containing protein 1-A, which yields MNNQKQQKPTLTGQRFKTRKRDEKERFDPTQFQESIVQGLNQTGTDLEAVAKFLDASGAKLDYRRYAETLFDILVAGGMLAPGGTLSDDMTRTEFCLFTAQEDLETMQAYAQVFNKLIRRYKYLEKGFEEEIKKLLLFLKGFTESERNKLAMLTGILLANGNISASILSSLFNENLVKEGVSAAFAVKLFKSWINEKDINSVAASLRKVGMDNRLMELFPANKRSCEHFSKYFTDAGLKELSDFARNQQSIGARKELQKELQEMMSRGDPQKEIIAFTREEMKKANISEQTMIGIIWTSVMSSVEWNKKEELVTEQAIKHLKQYSPLLKAFTSQGLSELSLLLKIQEYCYDNIHFMKAFQKIVVLLYKADVLSEEAILKWYTEAHVAKGKSVFLEQMKKFVEWLKNAEEESESDEEEAD from the exons ATGAATAATCAAAAGCAGCAAAAGCCAACGCTAACAGGCCAGCGTTTCAAAACGAGGAAAAGAG ATGAAAAGGAGAGATTTGACCCTACTCAGTTCCAAGAAAGTATCGTACAAGGCTTGAATCAAACTGGCACTGATTTGGAAGCGGTTGCAAAGTTTCTTGATGCCTCTGGCGCCAAGCTTGACTACCGCCGGTATGCAGAGACACTCTTTGACATCCTGGTGGCCGGCGGCATGCTGG CCCCAGGCGGGACTCTGTCTGACGACATGACCCGCACAGAGTTCTGCCTCTTCACGGCACAAGAAGACCTGGAGACGATGCAAGCGTATGCTCAG GTTTTTAACAAGCTGATCAGGCGTTACAAGTACCTGGAGAAGGGTTTCGAAGAGGAGATCAAGAAG TTGCTGCTGTTTCTGAAGGGGTTCACTGAGTCTGAGCGCAACAAACTGGCCATGTTGACCGGCATCCTGCTGGCCAACGGCAACATATCAGCCTCCATCCTGAGCAGCCTCTTCAACGAGAACCTCGTCAAAGAGG GAGTCTCTGCAGCCTTCGCTGTTAAACTGTTCAAGTCATGGATCAACGAGAAGGACATCAACTCCGTTGCTGCCAGTCTCCGTAAAGTGGGCATGGACAACAGGCTGATG GAACTCTTTCCTGCCAACAAACGGAGTTGTGAGCATTTTTCTAAGTATTTCACCGACGCCGGGCTGAAGGAGCTGTCCGACTTTGCCCGCAACCAGCAATCCATCGGCGCCCGCAAGGAGCTGCAGAAGGAGCTCCAGGAGATGATGTCACGCGGCGACCCTCAGAAGGAG ATCATCGCCTTCACCAGGGAGGAGATGAAGAAGGCCAACATCTCTGAACAGACCATGATCGGCATCATTTGGACCAGCGTAATGAGCTCTGTGGAGTGGAACAAGAAGGAAGAGCTGGTGACCGAACAAGCCATCAAACACTTGAAG CAATACAGCCCTCTGCTGAAAGCCTTCACCTCCCAGGGTCTGTCGGAGCTCAGCCTGCTGCTGAAGATCCAGGAGTACTGCTACGACAACATCCACTTCATGAAGGCCTTCCAGAAGATCGTGGTGCTCCTCTACAAAG CGGATGTGTTGAGTGAGGAGGCCATACTGAAGTGGTACACCGAGGCCCACGTTGCCAAGGGGAAGAGCGTTTTCCTCGAGCAGATGAAAAAGTTTGTGGAGTGGCTGAAGAACGCAGAGGAAG AGTCGGAGTCGGATGAAGAGGAGGCGGACTGA
- the si:ch211-246m6.4 gene encoding basic helix-loop-helix transcription factor scleraxis isoform X2, giving the protein MKSTSSARTDGFSCDLDDLDSSDSSDGKSTGGSSPRRDAGRAEEAAAARAGSPRRRRRRRRSSSGGGDGGEDSRLPGVSKQRQAANARERDRTHSVNTAFTALRTLIPTEPADRKLSKIETLRLASSYISHLANVLLLGDTCRDGQPCLRYQGIVHGPAALSAPPLRPICTFCLSNQRKLLRDGGKRAAAV; this is encoded by the exons ATGAAGTCCACCAGCAGCGCGCGCACCGACGGCTTCAGCTGCGACTTGGACGACCTGGACAGCAGCGACAGTTCCGACGGGAAGTCCACCGGCGGAAGCAGCCCGCGGAGAGACGCCGGACGGGCGGAGGAGGCGGCGGCCGCACGCGCAGGATCGCCCAGACGGAGGAGGAGGCGGAGAAGGAGCAGCAGCGGAGGTGGAGACGGCGGAGAAGACTCGCGCCTGCCCGGTGTCAGCAAACAGAGGCAGGCCGCCAACGCACGGGAGCGGGACAGGACGCACAGCGTGAACACGGCGTTCACGGCGCTGCGCACGCTCATTCCCACCGAGCCGGCCGACAGGAAGCTTTCCAAGATAGAGACGCTGCGTCTGGCCTCGAGCTACATCTCGCACCTGGCCAACGTGCTGCTGCTGGGGGACACCTGTCGGGACGGGCAGCCCTGCCTGCGCTACCAGGGCATCGTGCACGGCCCCGCCGCACTCAGCGCGCCCCCGCTGCGGCCCATCTGTACCTTCTGCCTCAGCAACCAGAGGAAACTG CTCAGAGACGGAGGGAAGCgtgcagctgctgtgtga
- the si:ch211-246m6.4 gene encoding basic helix-loop-helix transcription factor scleraxis isoform X1, whose translation MKSTSSARTDGFSCDLDDLDSSDSSDGKSTGGSSPRRDAGRAEEAAAARAGSPRRRRRRRRSSSGGGDGGEDSRLPGVSKQRQAANARERDRTHSVNTAFTALRTLIPTEPADRKLSKIETLRLASSYISHLANVLLLGDTCRDGQPCLRYQGIVHGPAALSAPPLRPICTFCLSNQRKLDSFWGMMRVQPASP comes from the exons ATGAAGTCCACCAGCAGCGCGCGCACCGACGGCTTCAGCTGCGACTTGGACGACCTGGACAGCAGCGACAGTTCCGACGGGAAGTCCACCGGCGGAAGCAGCCCGCGGAGAGACGCCGGACGGGCGGAGGAGGCGGCGGCCGCACGCGCAGGATCGCCCAGACGGAGGAGGAGGCGGAGAAGGAGCAGCAGCGGAGGTGGAGACGGCGGAGAAGACTCGCGCCTGCCCGGTGTCAGCAAACAGAGGCAGGCCGCCAACGCACGGGAGCGGGACAGGACGCACAGCGTGAACACGGCGTTCACGGCGCTGCGCACGCTCATTCCCACCGAGCCGGCCGACAGGAAGCTTTCCAAGATAGAGACGCTGCGTCTGGCCTCGAGCTACATCTCGCACCTGGCCAACGTGCTGCTGCTGGGGGACACCTGTCGGGACGGGCAGCCCTGCCTGCGCTACCAGGGCATCGTGCACGGCCCCGCCGCACTCAGCGCGCCCCCGCTGCGGCCCATCTGTACCTTCTGCCTCAGCAACCAGAGGAAACTG GACTCGTTCTGGGGGATGATGCGCGTGCAGCCAGCATCACCTTGA